A DNA window from Streptomyces bacillaris contains the following coding sequences:
- a CDS encoding cysteine--tRNA ligase, whose translation MGSGETSPTMVTLHRELVAHLGGDADAVILETPYGFQVNRDDISNRAREYFRRSVSLATVVAPDSGADAPSSGAPGHGGADKVRDLVRRADWVFSGPGSPSYALNRWNTLRLGEILCERVSRGHGVTVMASAAACTVGFAALPVYEVYKAGHPPAWLTGLDLLGVLGLPVAVIPHYDNAEGGTHDTRFCYLGEPRLAALEHELPDESAVLGIDEHTAVIIDLGTSLVRVWGRGVMTIRRRGASVLVPGGTTLPVEQLRDLVAGTQPAVVPLPRRPAETDEGAGAARHAATAGTGGAATLQEAVAAAELRFDSAQEARDARTMAEAAVELESVIAAWSADMEEDQGGEWARTVLHGMIRRLAQAAGRGLSEPEHTLGRILMPLLGLRRRLRADGAYDLADELREALAAGGVRLTDTAESSQWRWEETDDQQTGTRPQA comes from the coding sequence ATGGGTTCGGGCGAGACGAGCCCGACCATGGTTACGTTGCACCGGGAACTCGTCGCCCATCTGGGCGGCGACGCTGATGCGGTGATCCTGGAGACCCCGTACGGATTCCAGGTCAACCGCGACGACATCTCCAACCGTGCCCGCGAATACTTCCGACGCTCCGTGAGCCTCGCGACAGTGGTCGCTCCGGACAGCGGCGCAGACGCCCCTTCGAGCGGTGCGCCGGGCCATGGCGGCGCGGACAAGGTCCGTGACCTGGTGCGCAGGGCGGACTGGGTGTTCTCGGGGCCCGGCAGCCCCTCGTACGCGCTGAACCGGTGGAACACCCTGCGCCTGGGCGAGATCCTGTGCGAACGGGTGTCACGCGGGCATGGCGTGACGGTGATGGCCTCCGCAGCGGCGTGCACGGTGGGATTCGCGGCTCTGCCCGTCTACGAGGTGTACAAAGCCGGGCATCCTCCCGCGTGGCTGACCGGGCTTGATCTGCTCGGGGTGCTCGGCCTGCCGGTCGCGGTGATCCCGCACTACGACAACGCCGAGGGAGGCACGCACGACACCCGCTTCTGCTATCTGGGCGAGCCCCGCCTCGCCGCCCTGGAGCACGAACTCCCCGACGAGAGCGCCGTCCTCGGCATCGATGAGCACACCGCAGTCATCATCGATCTCGGTACCTCGCTGGTACGTGTGTGGGGGCGGGGTGTCATGACAATCCGGCGGCGGGGAGCGAGCGTCCTGGTGCCCGGCGGCACCACGCTGCCCGTGGAGCAACTGCGCGACCTGGTGGCAGGAACGCAACCCGCAGTGGTTCCCTTGCCTCGCCGACCTGCCGAAACCGATGAGGGTGCCGGCGCCGCCCGCCACGCCGCCACGGCCGGCACCGGCGGTGCGGCGACACTGCAGGAGGCCGTTGCGGCAGCGGAGTTGCGGTTCGACTCAGCGCAGGAAGCGCGGGACGCCCGGACCATGGCCGAGGCGGCGGTGGAGCTCGAGTCGGTAATCGCCGCGTGGAGCGCCGACATGGAGGAGGACCAGGGCGGAGAGTGGGCCCGCACGGTCCTGCACGGCATGATCCGCCGCCTCGCCCAGGCCGCCGGGCGTGGTCTGAGCGAGCCGGAGCACACCCTCGGGCGGATCCTGATGCCCCTTCTCGGCCTGCGCAGGAGGCTGCGTGCGGACGGCGCCTACGACCTGGCGGACGAGCTGCGCGAAGCCCTGGCAGCCGGCGGCGTCCGGCTGACCGACACCGCAGAGAGTAGCCAATGGCGGTGGGAAGAGACCGACGACCAGCAGACCGGCACGCGTCCGCAGGCGTAG